In Streptomyces longhuiensis, the following proteins share a genomic window:
- a CDS encoding 3-oxoacyl-ACP reductase, which produces MADRYLNFTGTAPGRFLTRRLGLPQPAQLHRWTPERPSLDGPLLHLTAGGAGHTAELAELLARTGPDVRAAAERPAAIVLDATAVTGVATLAEVHAALHPVARSVAPSGRIVVLGAPLSRDDHHQAAAQQALEGFVRSLGKEIGRGRTVTLVRVEGPVAAAESTLRFLLSPKSAYVSGQVIEVAAAGTTTPADWARPLAGRTALVTGAARGIGEAVAEVLARDGARLVLLDVPSAQADLEALAARLDATALPLDITSPDAAERITDAVPALDTLVHNAGITRDRTLAKMPADRWATVLDVNLASVLTTTDALLTSGTLSRGGRIVATASIAGLAGNAGQTNYAAGKAGIVGLTRSLAPKALAEHGVTVNAVAPGFIETKMTAAVPLFIREAGRRMNSLGQGGLPVDVAETTAWLAHPASGAVNGQVVRVCGQSLLGA; this is translated from the coding sequence ATGGCCGACCGCTATCTGAACTTCACCGGTACGGCCCCGGGCCGCTTCCTGACCCGCCGCCTGGGCCTCCCCCAGCCCGCACAGCTGCACCGCTGGACGCCCGAACGACCGTCGCTGGACGGCCCGTTGCTCCATCTCACGGCGGGCGGGGCCGGGCACACGGCGGAGCTCGCGGAGCTGCTGGCGCGCACCGGCCCCGACGTGCGGGCGGCGGCCGAGCGCCCCGCCGCGATCGTCCTCGACGCCACCGCGGTCACGGGCGTCGCCACGCTCGCCGAGGTGCACGCGGCCCTGCACCCGGTCGCGCGCTCGGTCGCGCCCAGTGGCCGCATCGTGGTGCTCGGCGCCCCGCTCTCCCGCGACGACCACCACCAGGCCGCCGCCCAGCAGGCACTCGAAGGGTTCGTGCGCTCCCTCGGCAAGGAGATCGGCCGCGGCCGCACCGTCACCCTCGTACGCGTCGAAGGGCCCGTGGCAGCCGCCGAGTCGACCCTCCGCTTCCTCCTGTCGCCCAAGTCCGCCTACGTCAGCGGCCAGGTGATCGAGGTCGCGGCGGCCGGCACCACCACGCCCGCCGACTGGGCGCGCCCCCTGGCCGGCCGCACGGCCCTGGTCACGGGCGCCGCCCGCGGCATCGGCGAGGCGGTGGCGGAGGTCCTCGCGCGGGACGGGGCCCGCCTGGTCCTCCTGGACGTGCCGTCCGCACAGGCTGACCTGGAGGCACTCGCGGCCCGCCTCGACGCGACCGCGCTGCCCCTCGACATCACGTCCCCGGACGCGGCCGAGCGGATCACGGACGCGGTCCCCGCCCTGGACACCCTCGTCCACAACGCGGGCATCACCCGGGACCGCACCCTCGCCAAGATGCCCGCCGACCGCTGGGCCACGGTCCTCGACGTGAACCTCGCGAGCGTCCTGACCACCACGGACGCCCTGCTCACGTCCGGCACCCTCAGCCGCGGCGGCCGCATCGTCGCCACCGCATCCATCGCCGGTCTCGCGGGGAACGCGGGCCAGACGAACTACGCGGCCGGCAAGGCGGGCATCGTCGGACTGACCCGCTCCCTCGCCCCCAAGGCGCTCGCCGAACACGGCGTCACGGTCAACGCGGTGGCGCCCGGCTTCATCGAGACGAAGATGACGGCCGCGGTCCCGCTGTTCATCCGCGAGGCGGGCCGCCGCATGAACTCCCTCGGGCAGGGCGGGCTTCCGGTGGACGTGGCGGAGACGACGGCCTGGCTCGCGCACCCCGCCTCCGGCGCCGTCAACGGCCAGGTCGTCCGCGTCTGCGGCCAGAGCCTGCTGGGGGCCTGA
- a CDS encoding acetyl-CoA C-acetyltransferase, whose amino-acid sequence MERPARPVSAELPRRVAVVGGSRIPFARSDGPYATASNQDMLTAALDGLAARYDLHAPGAVGEFVAGAVLKHSRDFNLARETLLGSALDPRTPAYDIQQACGTGLQAVIAAANKIALGQLDSAVAGGADTASDAPLGVNDSLRRILLDARRARSLPARLKALTRVRPQHLVPDIPRNAEPRTGLSMGEHAAVTARAWGIAREAQDELAAASHQRLAAAYERGFLDDLVVPYRGLDRDQNLRPGSTVEKLATLKPVFGADGPNPTMTAGNSTPLTDGAAVVLLASEEWAAERGLEPLAHLTAYETGAVDFVGGDVTGGEGDGLLMAPAHAVPRMLERAGLGIEDFDLFEVHEAFASQVLATLAAWEKRGLAPVDRARLNVAGSSLATGHPFAATGARIVATLAKLLSERDAPSRGLISICAAGGQGVTAILERA is encoded by the coding sequence ATGGAACGCCCGGCACGCCCGGTGAGCGCAGAACTGCCGCGCCGCGTCGCGGTCGTCGGCGGCAGCCGCATCCCCTTCGCCCGCTCCGACGGCCCCTACGCGACCGCCTCGAACCAGGACATGCTGACCGCGGCCCTCGACGGCCTCGCCGCGCGCTACGACCTCCACGCTCCCGGCGCCGTGGGCGAGTTCGTCGCCGGAGCCGTCCTCAAGCACAGTCGCGACTTCAACCTCGCGCGCGAGACCCTCCTCGGCTCGGCACTCGACCCGCGCACCCCGGCGTACGACATCCAGCAGGCCTGCGGCACCGGGCTCCAGGCCGTGATCGCCGCCGCCAACAAGATCGCGCTCGGGCAGCTCGACAGCGCGGTCGCCGGCGGCGCCGACACGGCGAGCGACGCGCCGCTCGGCGTCAACGACTCCCTGCGCCGCATCCTCCTCGACGCGCGGCGCGCCCGTTCCCTGCCCGCGCGCCTCAAGGCCCTGACCCGGGTGCGCCCCCAGCACCTCGTACCGGACATCCCGCGCAACGCCGAGCCGCGCACCGGGCTGTCCATGGGCGAGCACGCCGCCGTCACCGCGCGCGCCTGGGGCATCGCCCGCGAGGCGCAGGACGAGTTGGCCGCCGCCAGTCATCAGCGGCTCGCGGCCGCCTACGAGCGGGGCTTCCTGGACGACCTCGTCGTCCCCTACCGAGGGCTCGACCGTGACCAGAACCTGCGCCCCGGGTCCACCGTGGAGAAACTCGCCACGCTCAAGCCGGTGTTCGGCGCGGACGGCCCGAACCCGACCATGACGGCCGGGAATTCGACCCCGCTGACCGACGGCGCGGCCGTGGTCCTGCTCGCGAGCGAGGAGTGGGCCGCCGAGCGGGGACTCGAACCGCTGGCCCACCTCACGGCGTACGAGACCGGGGCGGTGGACTTCGTCGGCGGGGACGTGACCGGGGGAGAGGGGGATGGGCTGCTCATGGCGCCCGCCCACGCCGTGCCCCGGATGCTGGAGCGGGCCGGGCTCGGCATCGAGGACTTCGACCTCTTCGAGGTGCACGAGGCGTTCGCCTCACAGGTCCTCGCGACGCTGGCCGCCTGGGAGAAGCGGGGGCTCGCGCCCGTCGACCGGGCCCGCCTCAACGTCGCGGGGTCCTCCCTCGCGACCGGTCACCCCTTCGCCGCGACCGGCGCCCGCATCGTGGCCACCCTGGCGAAACTCCTGAGCGAACGCGATGCCCCCTCCCGCGGACTGATCTCGATCTGCGCCGCCGGCGGACAGGGCGTCACCGCGATACTCGAACGCGCTTGA
- a CDS encoding helix-turn-helix domain-containing protein, with translation MAGGATHDGTELGRYLKARRALVSPADAGLPAGAGIRRTPGLRREELATLAGVSVDYYTRLERGRETNPSTAVIDAISRALRLCGDAHERLHDLAELASGRLTEPHPTTDRTVRDSVRRVLEALSPLPAYVVSPHNYVLAANPAGRRLLPGLWDWPDEERNITRYLFLHPVGRKLYVPWEETVAQSVAHLRAVGGKDPNSPELAALVGELVLKSPEFAKLWDRYEVLERGGGTKTFAHPKVGPMTLTFEVMQLARTGGQRLVTYQAEPGSPDEAAMLRLDPAARPDRREP, from the coding sequence ATGGCTGGTGGAGCGACGCACGACGGCACGGAACTGGGCAGGTATCTCAAGGCGCGGCGCGCGCTCGTGAGCCCGGCGGACGCGGGGCTGCCCGCGGGCGCGGGGATCCGGCGGACGCCGGGCCTGCGCCGTGAGGAGCTGGCGACACTCGCCGGTGTCAGCGTCGACTACTACACGCGACTGGAGCGCGGCCGCGAGACGAACCCCTCCACGGCCGTGATCGACGCGATCAGCCGCGCCCTGCGGCTGTGCGGCGACGCGCACGAGCGGCTGCACGACCTGGCCGAGCTGGCCTCGGGCCGTCTCACCGAGCCGCACCCCACGACCGACCGCACGGTGCGCGACTCGGTCCGGCGGGTCCTGGAGGCGCTCAGTCCGCTGCCCGCGTACGTGGTGAGCCCGCACAACTACGTGCTGGCGGCGAACCCGGCGGGCCGCCGACTCCTGCCCGGGCTGTGGGACTGGCCGGACGAGGAGCGCAACATCACCCGGTATCTGTTCCTGCACCCTGTGGGGCGCAAGCTCTACGTCCCCTGGGAGGAGACGGTCGCGCAGTCGGTGGCGCATCTGCGCGCGGTGGGCGGCAAGGACCCGAACTCGCCGGAGCTGGCCGCCCTGGTCGGCGAACTCGTCCTGAAGTCACCGGAGTTCGCGAAACTCTGGGACCGGTACGAGGTGCTCGAGCGCGGCGGCGGCACCAAGACGTTCGCGCACCCGAAGGTCGGCCCGATGACCCTCACCTTCGAGGTCATGCAGCTGGCGCGCACGGGCGGCCAGCGCCTCGTCACCTACCAGGCCGAGCCCGGCAGCCCGGACGAGGCGGCCATGCTCCGCCTGGACCCGGCGGCCCGCCCGGACCGCCGGGAACCCTGA